In Paroedura picta isolate Pp20150507F chromosome 1, Ppicta_v3.0, whole genome shotgun sequence, the following are encoded in one genomic region:
- the MCM8 gene encoding DNA helicase MCM8 isoform X2: MPQKILDCMGVAIHQVLSKDLEKYAAELQAQEGLSIGEEPIINVPYIHARIYNYEPLTPLKNIRANCYGKYIAVRGTVVRVSNIKPFCTKMAFRCSTCGNIQSVSLPDGKYTPPTKCPLRECHGRSFTAERSSPYTITVDWQSIKIQELMSDDHREAGRIPRTIECELIQDLVDSCVPGDVITVSGTVKVSNTEEGASKNKSDKCVFLLYIEANSISNNKGQKVKDYEHGMNHRPCMEFSLRDLYAVQEIQAEENLLRLIVNSLCPTIYGHEIVKAGLVLALFGGCQKYVDDKNRIPVRGDPHILVVGDPGLGKSQMLQAVCSIAPRGVYVCGNATTTAGLTVTLSRDSASGDFALEAGALVLGDQGICGIDEFDKMGNQHQALLEAMEQQSISLAKAGIVCSLPARTSIIAAANPVGGHYNKAKTVSENLKMGSALLSRFDLVFILLDIPNEDHDHLLSEHVMAMRAGKQAGRSSVTVSRGGSQDSRVSVLEAIPDKPLSERLKVIPGESFDPIPHQLLRKYVGYARQYVHPRLSPEAVQVLQDFYLELRRQSQRADGTPITTRQLESLIRLTEARSRLELREKATKEDADDVIEIMKYSMLGTYSDEFGRLDFERSQHGSGMSNRSQAKRFISALHRIAERTYNNVFEFQQLRQIAKEASIKVADFEIFIGSLNDQGYFLKKGARLYQLQTM, from the exons ATGCCGCAGAAAATACTGGACTGCATGGGCGTGGCGATTCATCAG GtgctaagcaaagatcttgagaAATATGCAGCGGAATTGCAGGCCCAGGAAGGGCTGTCAATTGGTGAAGAACCCATCATCAATGTGCCATATATCCATGCAAG GATCTACAACTATGAGCCACTTACTCCGTTAAAGAACATCCGGGCCAATTGCTACGGGAAATACATTGCAGTCCGTGGGACCGTTGTGCGTGTCAGCAATATCAAGCCCTTCTGCACCAAGATGGCCTTTAGATGCAGCACCTGTGGAAATATTCAGAGTGTCTCTCTGCCTGATGGGAAATATACACCCCCAACAAAG TGTCCTCTGCGTGAATGCCATGGACGATCTTTCACTGCAGAGAGAAGTTCTCCTTATACCATTACCGTGGACTGGCAGTCTATTAA GATTCAGGAGCTCATGTCCGACGATCACCGAGAAGCTGGCAGAATTCCTCGCACCATAGAATGTGAGCTGATTCAAGACCTTGTGGACAGCTGCGTTCCAGGGGATGTGATTACGGTCTCAGGAACCGTCAAGGTCTCCAATACAGAGGAAG GGGCATCGAAAAACAAAAGTGACAAATGTGTCTTCCTGTTATACATCGAAGCAAACTCTATCAGCAACAATAAAGGACAGAAAGTCAAGGATTACGAACACGGGATGAACCATCGGCCATGCATGGAATTCTCACTTAGAGATCTTTATGCTGTCCAGGAGATCCAGGCAGAAGAAAATCTGCTCAGACTCATTGTCAA CTCTCTTTGTCCAACGATCTACGGTCACGAG ATCGTGAAAGCTGGTTTAGTGCTGGCCTTATTTGGAGGATGCCAAAAATACGTGGACGATAAAAACAGGATTCCTGTTCGAGGAGACCCACATATCTTGGTGGTTGGAGATCCAGGATTGGGGAAGAGTCAAATGCTGCAA GCCGTGTGCAGTATTGCTCCTCGCGGAGTGTATGTTTGTGGCAATGCCACGACGACAGCTGGCCTGACCGTCACCTTGTCTAGAGACAGTGCCTCTGGAGATTTCGCTTTGGAAGCCGGCGCCCTTGTGCTTGGAGATCAAG GAATTTGTGGAATAGACGAATTCGATAAGATGGGCAACCAGCACCAAGCCTTGCTAGAAGCTATGGAACAGCAGAGTATCAGCCTCGCAAAAGCCGGCATCGTTTGCAGCTTACCAGCCAGGACGTCAATCATAGCAGCAGCCAATCCCGTCGGGGGTCACTATAACAAGGCCAAAACTGTATCGGAGAATCTGAA AATGGGGAGTGCGTTATTGTCCCGGTTTGACTTGGTGTTCATCTTGCTGGACATACCCAATGAAGACCACGACCACTTACTCTCTGAACACGTCATGGCCATGCGTGCTGGGAAACAGGCTGGGCGTAGCAGTGTTACAGTGTCACGCGGAGGCTCGCAAGATTCACGCGTGTCAGTCCTTGAAGCCATTCCGGATAAGCCGTTATCAGAGAGGTTAAAG GTCATTCCCGGAGAAAGTTTTGATCCAATTCCACACCAACTGTTAAGGAAATACGTGGGTTATGCACGGCAGTATGTACATCCCAGACTGTCTCCAGAAGCTGTTCAGGTCCTCCAAGATTTCTACCTTGAGCTACGGCGGCAAAGCCAAAGAGCAGACGGTACGCCTATCACGACAAGGCAGCTTGAGTCCCTGATACGCCTTACAGAG GCCCGATCAAGGCTGGAATTAAGGGAAAAAGCCACCAAAGAAGATGCTGATGATGTCATAGAAATAATGAAATACAG CATGTTAGGAACTTACTCTGATGAGTTTGGGAGGTTGGATTTTGAACGTTCTCAGCACGGCTCCGGAATGAGCAACAGATCCCAAGCAAAGAGGTTTATTTCTGCCCTCCACCGTATTGCAGAAAGAACCTACAACAATGTCTTCGAGTTTCAGCAGTTACGGCAAATCGCAAAGGAGGCAAGCATAAAA GTAGCTGATTTTGAAATTTTTATTGGATCTTTAAACGATCAGGGTTATTTCTTGAAAAAAGGTGCAAGATTGTATCAGCTCCAGACTATGTGA